The region CGACGGCACATTCCGGTTCCTCACGAGCGTCCTCGACCATCGCTTCGGAGACCGCGTCCGCTTCCGCAGCGAGGACGGCGTCGACCATCAGCTCCCGGAAATGCGGGTCGCGGTCCTGATGCGCCTCAGACCGGTCGACGGCGTCGTCGTATGTTGCTCGAACGGAGTCGGGGAACGCGGCGAATCGCTCCTGCACCGCCGCTTGCAGCACCTCCTGTGCAATACTGGCGACGCGGCCGCGGTCGGACGCGGCGAGTTCGAAGTCAACGTGGAAATCCTCGTACTCGGCGTCGTTGATGGCGTCGCGCATGTCGCCGTCGAGGAGGGCGACGACGACCAGTTCGGCCACGTCCTCCGCACGGCGAACCTCGGTGACAAGTTCGGCTGATTCTGGGTATGTGGCGAACCGCCGGCGGAAACGGGAGAGGGGGTCGGTTCGGCGAGTTCCTGCGACTGGATTGACGCCTGGTGGCGCCTTCTCGAGAGCGCGTCGGTAGAGGTGACTCAGCGTGAGTTCGACCGGCATCGTGAGTTTGGTGTCGTACTCGAAGGTCACGTCCTGGCGGCCGAACTCGGCTTCGAGCACGGACTCGACGTCGTCGTAGGCGTCCTCGACCATCGCCGCGACTTCGTCCTCAACGCGCTGCTGGAGGCGGATGGCCGTGAGTTCGAGCGTGCCCCCCTCTGCGTAGTGACTAAACACTGCGCGGGCGGGCGTCGGGAGTGTGTCGACGCCGGCGAGGCTGTCAGCGAGCCCTCGGAGCGGTCCGGACATGGGTTTCCGTCGGCCCACCAGTCGTTTGAAGCTATCCATCCCGCGGGCGAACCGCGCAGGTTTTTCCCGCCTCCGACTGAGGTCCAGCCATGCGACGCGATTTCGCTGCCCGGGCCGAGCGAGCTGCGGACCTGCTAGGCGTGCTCGCTCGAACCGCCCTCGACAGCAACCCGGTGCCAGCCGACTGGGAACACGTCACGAAAATCGACCCCGAGGGAGCCAAGAAGCTCCCGCTGCTCTACCCCCTTTGGCTCGCAGAGACCGACGCGCTGTCTGTCGGCGGCTCCGCCGACGTCACGCCAGCCAACACGGAGGCTGCATTCGACCTACTGACGGGGCTCTCGACGCCGCTCTGTCACGAGCCCAGCGGCGCCGACCACGTCACCGAGCGGAGTCACGAAGACGCCGACCTGCTGTTGATCCCGGAGGTGCTCAACGGCAACAGCGAGGCGCTTGTGGGGACGCTCGGCAAAGCCGTCGAGAGTATCCGTGAGACGTTGGCCCCGAAACTGGTCCGGGAGAAGGCGCCGTGGCTCTCTTCGCGGTTCGTGGATTACTTCGCAGATTTGGGGACGACGATGTTGCTCTCACAAGCAGCGTTCGAAGCTTACATCGCCCAGAACCCCGACAGCGCGGCGGCCCGCGAGTCAGGGGTGAGCGCAGAAGACGTGCTCTCACCGAGAGAAGCCAAACAGCGCGCGATGGCCGCTGACCGGCACCTCGACTCGGAAATACTCTATCTGGAGTACTCAGGAACCTTCGGGGGTGCGAAGGCCGTCGAGACGCTGGAACTGCTCGCGCCGGCGCTCAGCCGAGCCAGAATCTGGTACGGTGGGGGGCTGGCGGACGGCGAGGACGTTGCCGAGATTCGCGACGCTGGGGCAGATACCGTCGTCGTCGGCGACGCCTTCCACGACGTTGCTGCTGCGGAGGCGGAACTCCTCAGCCTCGCTGAGGCGGAACTCGATTCCGACACGAGTGAGGAATCACTCCGGGCGTGGACTGAAGTCCACATGGACGCTGACGGGCCGGGGGCGCGGTACCTCTCGACGATACCCAGTGTCGATGACCCGGCACGGCTGGCCCGGGAGTACAGCGGCACAACAGTCCGAGCGTGGCTCGAACTGCAGAAGCGACGGGAGCAGGCCACGGAGAGCGAGGAGGACTCACGCTCCACGGTGTCGGTTCGCCGCACCGTGCTGCGGGCCGCGATAGCCCCTGTCGTCGACGGGGACATAGACCAGCTCGCGGCGACAATAGCCCGGGCGGCACTGGCTGGCCGCCATGACGACGAGAACGGGGAACACGGTGCCGCCCAACTCAGCGTCTCCGGGATGGAGGAGTGAGTCCGGAGCGTCACACTAACGTACTCCCGACTGCCAGAGGAGACATGGTCGAACTCGAAGAAGCCGGCTTCGTCCTCGGGACGGGGCTGCTCGCGTGGCTCGCCGCCGTGACGGCGACAGACGGCTGGAGCGAACCGGTGATCATCTTCTGGGCAGCGATCATCACCTTCGGTCTCGCCGCCGGCTTCCTGGTCGCCGAGCACGTCGAACTCCCGATCTGACGCTGCCGGTACAGCTATTCCGGGTCGGGTTCATCCACTGGTCGTGAGCGACTCCAAAGCGACGTTCGAACTGTTCGAGGACGCACAGGAACAGTGGCGCTGGCGGCTCCGCCACGAAAACGGCAATATTCTGGCTGACAGCGGCGAAGGGTACGCCAGCAAGCAGAAAGCCCAACAGGGCCTGGAGAGTGTGAAAAAGAACGCGGCCGGCGCGCACGTCGAGACGGAGTAGTCCGCCCGCGCGGGCCGAGACCGGTGAGCCTTTGCCCAACCTGGTCTAACTGCGCCCGTGACCTTCGAGACGACAATCGACGTGCGCTATCGCGATATCGACGCGATGGGCCACGTCAACAACGCCGTCTACGCATCCTATCTCGAGCAGGCCCGCATCAACTACTTCCAGGACCTGCTCGGCGTCGACCTCTCTGCAGTGGGGGCGGTACTGGCAACGATCACTATCGAGTACGAGCGCCCCGTGGAACTGTCCGACAGCGAGGTCCGGGTCGAACTCGACGTCCCCCGCATCGGCGACTCAAGCATCCCGATGGAGTACGAACTCTCCCGCCCGGACGGTGAGCGAGTGGCTACCGCCGAAACTGTGCAAGTCGCCGTTGACAAGGACGCACAGGAGCCGACCTCGATTCCTGACACGTGGCGTGAGGAGATTGTTTCCTACCACGACCTCTGAGCCTGGACGGCTCGCCGACAGTTTATGAGTCAGCGCCTGCTACTCGATCTGTGTACAGCGCACGAGACCGGGTCGAACAGGAAGAGTGGCTCGCCCACATACAGGCGGCCGCCGACGAACTCGACCTCGGGAGGGAACCGCGAACGACTGCCGAGGACCTCTTTCTGAGCAACGTCCCCGACGCCGACCGTTCGAAACCCGCCGTCGGCGCCGCCGCGCTCTACGCGGCGACCCTGCTGGCTGGCCAAGAGCGCTCCCAGACCGCCGTTGCGGAGGCGATGGGCGTGACGCGACTCTCGGTGCAATCGAAGTGGAAACCGCTGCTCGAAGAAGCTGGGTTCCGGACGCCGAGTTGGTGAGGAGTTACGCTTGGTCGGCTTCGCCTTCGCCTGGCGGGAACTTCCCGCGACCCTCCCGGTCGGGCGTCAGATTTCCGTGGCGGTCGATCTCGCCGGAGACAATGCGCGTCGAGGAGATTCGGGTACCGTCCTCAGCGGGCACATGGTCGACGATTTCGATGCGGAGCGGAGCGACCCCTTTCGCTTCGCGAATTTCGTTGATGCGCTCGCCGCCGTCCTGGGTCTCTGGTGAGACGATGAGCACGTCGAACTGTTCCTCTGTGGCAATCCCGGTTGGCGCCTCGAGCGTTCGGACCTCGAACTCCCGGTCGTACTCCTTGGCGAGGGGTGCGAGCTCCTGCTCCAGTTCTGCCTTGCGCTCCCCGAATGGGCGAACGTAGCGCTCGACGTGTCTGGTCTTCGGCGCGAATTCGTCGGACGTGAGTCCGACAGTCACGTCGCCGAGTTCGAACGCTTGCCGGAAGAGCGCGAGATGGCCGTCGTGAACAGGGTCGAACGTACCCCCCAGCGCGACCTGCATGCCTCGGAGTGTGCCCGCCGGGGTTAAAAGGGCGTCACTCCGTGTCGTCGCTATCCTCCTCGTCGGCAGGAGCAGGGGCGTCGGCGGATCCGCCACTGACAGAAATTGTGACCGGACCGTCGTCGCTTCCGTCCTGCCCGCGGCTGAGTCGTTCGTCGAGGTTGAAGACGGCGTTGAGCTGATTCTGTACCTGTCCGACAGCCTCCGAGACGAGTTCGCTGGGCGAGATGGCCTCGTACTCGTAGGGGTTGTTGCCCGCGCCGGCGCTCTCACGCTTCCCGCGCATCACGGTCGTTTCGTCGTGCAGCTCCGCCAGCGCTTCCCGAACGGTGCTGGGGTAGAGGCCGGTGCCTTCAGCGACCTCTTCGCTGGTGCTGTCGGGGTTTTGTCGCAGGTAGACGTAGATCCGCGCCCGCGTCTCCGTATCGAGCAGCCACGCCAGCAGGTCGACAACGCTCTGGTCGAACTCGCCGATGGCCTTATCAGCGCCCTCTTCGAGCCGATCGCGGGCCGACTGGATCTCTTCATCCCCGCCGGTCTCGTCAGTCTGAGTGTCCTCGTCAGCCATATGTTCTCACCTGAAGGTCACAACTACTCAGTCATAAACGTTTGCCGGCGTTCCGACCCGGCAAGTAGCAGCAAATATCACCACGTCGTTGCCCCTGCCGTCCGCCGTAACGGTGCTTGCGGTGCAGTGGTCATCGGTGGCGCCGGCTTCGCTCGCAGGTACTCGAACAGACAGCACCCCAACACGGAGGCCTTCGACTTCAGGCCCACACTACGCCGCGGAACTCGAACCGAGCACCACCGTCCTGGCCCTCAGTAACGGAGACAGACCAGCCGTGGGCGCGAGCAACCTCTGAGACGATGCTGAGACCCAGTCCGGTCCCCCCGGAGCCGGTGGAGTAGCCGGCCGAGAGCACGCGCTCGCGGTCCGATTCGGGGATGCCGACACCGTTGTCGGCGACAAAGAAACCGTCACCCTCCCCGAGAGAGCCGACCGTTACCTGAAGCCACTCGGTGCTGTCGTCCGGGACAGCGTGTTCAACCGCATTACGAAAGAGGTTCTCGAACAGCTGTCGCAACCGGGACTCGTCGATGGCGACGGCCCCGTCGAGCTCGACCCGGAGCTCGGCGTCACCGGTTTTGACCCCCATCCAACACGAGCTCGCAAACTCGGCCAAGTTGACGTGCTGTGTCTCGATGCCCGCCTTCCCCTCCCGGGCAAGCGTGAGCATGTCCTCGACCAGCGTGCCGATGCGGTCGAGCGAGCGGCCAATCGCGTCGTGGTTCGGCGTCGGATCATCAGCCTCACGAGCGAGTTCGAGGTGGCCTTCCGCGATATTGAGCGGGTTCCGCAAGTCGTGTGAAAGGATACTCGCGAATTCGTCGAGGCGCTCGTTCTGCTCGCGCAGCCGCGACTCGCGCTCGACTCGGTCCAGCGACGCCCGGAGCGACGTTGCGAGAATCTCCACCAATGCTTCGTCGGTGTCGTCGAAGGCGTACGGCTCGGGAGAGGAGGCGATGAGGACCCCGTACTCACCAAGCGGGTAGATGATGACGCTCCGCGCCGGGCTCTCCTCAGTAAGAACCTCAGACACCCGTGAGTCCTCGAGCACCAACGGCTCATCTTGGTCGAACGCGTCCCAGACGACCGCACTGCGACTACCTTCCGGCGCGTCACGCTCGTAGCGTGGCTCGGTTTCGAAGGTGTCTGTAAGTTCGTGTGTGGCCGCCGCCATTACCAGCGATTCGCCGTCAGTACCGGGGAAGTACACGGCGCTCAACGGCGCCCCGATAATCTCGTTGGAGGCCGTCGCTGCAACGCTCGCGGACTCCGAAGAGGTCGTCGTCCGCATCAGATTGAGCGTACAACTTCGGAGCTGCTCGACCTTTCGATCGCGTTCCACCCGGTCAGAGATGTCGTAGCCGAGCAGCATGTACGCCGTCTCATCGGCAACGGGCGCCGTCGACCCGCGAAACTCAAACGGCACCGACTCTCCATTGTCGGCCCGGAGCGATAGTTGGACCGTCAGCGAACCCCGCTCCACCAGCCGGTCGATTGCCGTTGCTGCACGTTCTCGGTCCTCAGCAACCACGAGCGTCTCAAACCCCGCCGTCGCGGACATCGACTCCAGGTCCGCGTCCGACCGCCCGCTCCGCTCCCGAGCTGCCTGATTCCACCACCGTGGCCGGCCCTCCGCGTCGAAAATGTAGACCACTTGGACCGTGTCGTCCAGCACCGCCCGGAGAAATGACTCCACATTTTGCCCCCTGGCGTCGGGGCTGCAGCTATCCATATCAGTACTGTGACGGGGGGCTACGTATATTTTTCTTTGGGGGCGTGGATTTCGACGGCTTCTTGGCCGCGCTCAGTATTTCGCTTCGTAATGAGTGCGGAGGAAGGGAGCGCCTTCGATGTGTACCGCCAACGCGTCGAACGGCCTCTCTACCGACTGTTCACGGAGTACGCGCCGGGACGGTTGCAGTGGCTCACCATCGGGATGGTTGGGAACGTCATCGCCCGCATCGCGAGCCTCCTCCCGCCCCTGGTGTTGGGTGTCGCAATCGACAGCGTCCTGACAGGCGACCAACCGTACACGTTGCCGCTGGTACCAAACAGCTGGATGCCAGTGACCGACGCCGAACAGTTCTGGTTTTCGGCGTGGATTATCGTCGGCTCGTTCGTCACCACGTCGGCGTTCACCTACATCTACGGCGTCGCCGCCAACAACTTCGCCCACCGGGTGATGCACACGGTCCGAACGGACAGTTTCGAGACGATGCAGCGGCTCGACATGACCTTCTTCGACGACAAGCAGACCGGGGAGGTCATGTCTGTGCTCAACAACGACGCCAACAATCTGGAGAACTTCCTGGACAACGCGCTTCAGAACTCGGTTCGGCTGAGCGTGATGATTCTGGGCATCGCACTCATCCTCTTCTCGCTAAACTGGCAGCTCGCGCTGGTCACGCTCGTTGCCGTGCCCGCGCTGTTCGGGCTCACCATCTGGTTCATGCGTGCCGTCGAGCCACGGTACGTCAAGCGCCGCGCCAGCGTCGGGAACCTCAACACCCGGCTTGAGAACGCGCTCTCGGGTGTCGAACTGGTCAAGACCACAGGTACGGAGGCCTACGAGACCGAGCGCATCGAGGACGCCTCGTGGCGGTACTTTCGGGACACGATGGGCGTGCTTCGGCTGAGCTATATCTACCGGCCCGGGATGGAGCTCCTGGCTGGGCTCTCCTTCGCGGTGACCTTCATCGTCGGCGGGCTCTGGGTGTTCACCGGGGAGGCGCCGTTCATGCTCACGGGAACCCTCCAAGCTGGTGAGTTCATCACGTTTCTGTTCATGACCCAGCGGTTCGTCACGCCGCTCTCGCAGGTGTCGAACATCGTCGACCAGTATGAGAACGCCAAGGCCTCCTGCGAACGGATCTTCGGGCTGATGGATATCCCCTCCCAGATTACGGAGGTCGAGGACCCCATCGAGCTCGAGGACCCAGCGGGCCACGTCGAGTACGACCACGTCGACTTCGGCTACGCAGATGTGCAGGACGGGGAGCCCGAGAGCCTCGTGCTGGAGGACGTGAGCTTCGAGGCCGAACCGGGCGAGACGCTCGCGCTGGTTGGCCCGACTGGAGCCGGCAAATCGACGCTGCTGAAGTTGCTCATGCGCCTCTATGACCCTGTGGACGGCGAAGTGCGCGTCGATGGTCACGACGTACGGGAGCTCAGTCTCGAAAGCCTCCGCCAGCATATCGGCTACGTCTCCCAGACGACGTTCCTCTTCGACGGTACTGTCGCCGAGAACATCCGCTACGGCCGGTTCGAGGCCGACCGCGAGGCGGTCGTCAAGGCCGCGAAAGCCGCGGAGGCACACGAGTTTATCGAAGCGCTGCCGAAGGGCTACGACACCCGTATCGGCGAACGCGGCGTGAAACTCTCGGGGGGGCAACAGCAGCGTCTCTCCATCGCCCGGACGATGCTGCAAGACCCCGAAATCCTCATCCTCGACGAGGCGACCAGCGCCGTGGACACGGAGACGGAGATGCTCATCCAGCGCAGTCTCGACCGGCTGAGTGAGAATCGAACCACGTTCGTCATCGCCCACCGCCTCTCGACCGTCCGAGAGGCCGACGAGATTCTGGTGCTCGAGGACGGCCAGATTGTCGAGCGGGGCGACCACGACGAACTCATCGAGTACGACGGCCTCTACGCTAAACTCTGGGGCGTGCAGGCGGGCGAAATCGACGACCTGCCCGAGGAGTTCGTTCAACGCGCTCGGGAACGTGCCCGCGAGCGACCGGGACTCTCGGATGCACCGGATTCCTCCGACGACGACTGAAGCGTACACCCCTCCGACAGCCTTCCGACAGCCCGCTTTTCTTGTACGAGAGCGCGACCAGTCCCCTCGTGGCCTGAGAGCCGCCCGGAGCGTCGAGGCGGGTGTGCAGCGCACCGCTCCGGAGGAGAAGCCGGCGCTGCCTGTTCGCCATCCTGTGAGCAGTTGCCACGGATACCGACGTCTCTAAATCCCACGGCTGACTCACCCGGCCATGAGCGAATCCGACACCGAACCGACCGCGGACGACACGACCGACGACCTCCTGCACAGAGAGGCCCTCATTGTCGAGGTAGCGTCGCCGGGCTCACGGCAGCGCTGTTCACCAGTCGCGCAGGGCTCGACATCCTCGTGGCCGACGGTGACGAGTCTATCCTCCGCCGAAACGCCACCTCGAGAACCCCCGGCTTCCCGGCGGGGGCCAACTCCCGGCTGTTCGCGGATCTGCTTCACGCCTAAGCGACGCCCAACGGGGTCGCCATCGTGGAAGGGCACATCACCAGCGTCGAGTGGCTCTACGCCGCCGGCCGGCTGGGCGAGGGCTACCATCAAGCCATCGGCGCCGCGGGAACCGGCGCCGAAGGAGGGATTACTGGCTCTGTTGAAGTCCGGTTGTGCAGACATCGTGTAGAATAAATCACTGGTCAGACAGTCTCAGGTGAACCGTTCTGTGGAATCGCAACAGATACACGTACGTCGTTACGAAATTGTCATATGGTTTCGCTCTTGTTACTAATCGCTCTCGTAGCTGCTGTCTTTGTCGGATTCAACATCGGAGGGTCATCGACGGGCGTCGCGTGGGGGCCGCCTGTCGGGGGCACGCATCACCAACAAAACCGCAGCAGCCGCCCTGATGACGTTTTTCGTCTTCCTCGGTGGCTGGACGGTTGGACGCAACGTCATCACCACACTCAGCGGCGATCTTGTCCCACAGACTCTGTTCTCGACTGAAGCAAGCATCGTCATTTTGGCGTTTATTGGGTTTGGAATGTTACTTGCCAACCTCTACGGTGTTCCCGTTTCAACCTCGATGACAGCGGTCGGAGCGATTACCGGTCTCGGACTCGCAACTGGCCAACTCGATTATGCTGTGGTCGGTTCGATTATGATCTGGTGGATTATTGCACCAGTCGTCGGGTTCTGGTTCGGTGCTATCATTGGTCGGCATTTCTACCCGTATCTCGATCAGAAGTTTGCTCTCCAGCAATCCAGCGGCCCGCTTCTCACGCTCGACCGGTCGGGGATCGTTCCAACACCGGAGTTAGGTCCCGGAACCACCCCCCGTGAAGCAGTCAGTACGGTTGTAGTACTCGCCATCGCCTGTTACATGTCATTTAGTGCTGGTGCAAGCAACGTTGCGAATGCGGTTGCACCACTCGTCGGTGGCGGATTAATTGGCGTCGATAACGCCGTTGTTGTTGGGACTGTCGCAATCGGTCTCGGTGCGTTTACCATCGCACGACGAACGATGGAGGCTGTCGGAAACGATCTCACTGAGCTGCCATTACTGGCAGCGACTATCGTGATGGTCGTTGCTGCGAGCATTACGACAGTGGCCTCAGTCCTCGGCATCCCGATGAGCCTCGCACTTTCAACAGTCATGTGTATCGTCGGTCTTGGATGGGGACGATCAACCCGTCCAACGGGAGCTGTCGATCTCGTGAAAGGGAACATCAAAGGCGAAATTTCGGTAAACGCAGTCACCGCTGAGACCGGTGATGAAGTCCAACCGGCCGGCCAAGAGAGTCCCAAGAATCTGGAAGATGTCCAGCAGTTGTTCGACCCCTCCTCCGTCGTTCGGTCCGTCGCGTTCTGGATTATTGGCCCCTCTATCGCTACCGGACTCTCCTACACGGCGTTCGTTCTCCTTCCAATTGCAGGAGCCGCCTGACACCTGAGAAAGTCGGGCACGCTGAAGACGTTGCCGACGAACAGCGCGAGACTGATGAAGGACAGCACCGCGATACTCGTCTCCAGCGTGACCACGCTGGCCTTCGACACGAGGTTGCTCCCCAGCGTGTCGACGACGCGCCGGCCGATGGTCCACGCACCGATGAAGCAGAACGTCGCCAGCAACGCTGCCGCCGTCGGTTTCGATATCGCGCCCGCGCCGACCGTCCGGTCCGGTTGAGAGTCGAGTGCCTACGAATCGGTTTCGTCGGCATCGTCGTCCGTATCCTCGTTGTCCGCGTTCTCGTCGTCGCTTCCCGCGGACTCCGCGTCCTCGGCATTCTCCGCGTCGTCGCCATCGGCCGAGTCTCCCTCGCTGCTCTCGGCGAGTTTCTCGCCGACCGACCGTTCGACGGCTTCCTCGACCGTTTCCCCGACCGTCTCTCCAACTTTTTCCTCGACGGTCTTGTCCACCGTCTCACCCACGGTTTCCTCAACGGTTTCGCTGACCGTTTCCTCGACGGCTTCCTCGACCGTTTCCCCGACCGTCTCTCCAACTTTTTCTTCGACGGTCTTGTCCACCGTCTCCTCGACCGTCTGTTCGACTGTCTCACCCACCGTTTCCTCAACGGTTTCGCTGACCGTCTCCTCGACGGCTTCCTCGACCGTTTCCCCGACCGTCTCTCCAACTTTTTCCTCGACGGTCTTGTCCACCGTCTCACCCACCGTTTCCTCAACGGTTTCGCTGACCGTCTCCTCGACCGTCTCTCCAACTTTTTCTTCGACAGTCTTGTCCACCGTCTCCTCGACCGTCTGCTCGACGGACTCGTCGACGGTTTTCGCCACCGACTGTTCGACCTCTTGAACGGTCTCGTCGACCGTGTCGGCGACCGTCTCCTCGACGGTTTGTTGAACCTCGGTGGTCATCCACTGCGGGTCGAAGCGGGCCATCTTCCAGACGATGTGGATGACGTACGAGACAATGACGCCGAGGCCGAACGCGACGCCGATCTGCGTGCCGACCGTGAGGATAAAGCCGACCGACAGCGCGATGAGCAGTCCGTATGTTAGGTCGATGATCGAGTCGACGCGCCTCGGGTTCATACCCACCCGCCGAGTCCCGCACTCCCCGTTGCCGACCGTCCGCCGCGTGTCCGCCGGCCCCGTCGGTCGGGGTCGTTCGTGTACATAGGGTAAATGCTTGGTCCCGCTGTTTAAACTCTCGTATCTTGGCGGCCGACGGGAGGGGCGACCGTGGGTGAGCCGCTCGGTCGTCGCCCCCCAGCGCCGGGTATGGAACTTCTCGTTCCCATCGATAGGGCGGCGTGTCGCTTCCGGGCGTTGGCGTTCGAAAGCACGGCCGAGACGGTCGTAAGGGGGTACAGCTCCCGGTGTCGGTGGTTCCATAGGCGGAGTCGGAGATGGGGGGACGAAATGCAGGGCGATGGCACGCCCTCTGTTGTTTCGTGCAGACTCAAGCCGGTCTTCATCCACCCAAAAGACGAAGAAAGTTACGAGAACTGCTGCGAGTGACTTCGAAACGATACCTGCACCGACTGAGGGGCCCCTCTCGGTGCCCGTTGATGACCCTCCGATATTGAATCCCAGGAAGACTGAGGCGATGATACCAACCAACAGTAGTACAGTAAGGTGCATATATCTGTTATTTCTCTCGTGGAAAGCAAGGATGTTCCAACCTTACTCAGACGTATTCCAAACAACACATTATATATTACAAGAGATATTAGATGATTTTAAGAAGGATAACCAACACTGATGAGAGCGACTACCTATTTACGAACTCGAACTGATACGTAGATATGATCGATCGTGTACTCGTTCCGATGGACGATTCGGAGATGGCACAAAAGGCATTAGAGTATGCTCTTGGTGCCTTCGGAGATGCGGAGATAACCGTTCTTCACGTCGTCGGAAAATCGACACCGATGATGGGTGAAATGGCTGGTCTTGCGCTCGAAGATGATCTTCAAACAGCCGCTGAGGAACGGGCAAGTGAGGTGTTCGATATCGCCCGGAAGATCGCAGAGGAGCACGACACGGAGATTACCACGACTGTCGCGATCGGCCACCCAGCGCGAACAATTATCGAGAAGTCAGAGAAGTTCGATACGGTCGTTATCGGAAGCCACAGCGGCTCTATCGTCGATCGGCTGTTCGTCGGAAACGTCGCCGAAAAGGTGTTCCGTGGTGCTCCGGTGCCCGTTATGGTCATCCGATGACGCACTGTACGGAACCAATTACTCTGATTCACGACTCCGAGACACCATTCTACCACGACTGGGTGGTTCCGGCGGGCTACTTCAGCGACCGCGGCTGCGAGGTCCCCCCGGCTGTGAGGAGATCGATGAGACCGAGCAAGCCGGCCCAGTAGACCGAGTCCCGGGCAGCCATGCAGGAGTGTTTCTCGGAGGAACACGGGAGCGCCAGCGCACGCACCCCAGCCCCGTTGACGACGACCCTCAGTCGACTCAAACAGTAGCGGAGCGGACCGCTTTTGCTCGTCGGCCGCGAATCACGAGGAAATGCTCGACGGCGTCAACGTCGCCCTCGGCGTCACCGGCAGCATCGCCGCAGTCAAAACGGTCGAACTCGCCCACGAACTCCGCCGAGAGGGCGCGACCGTCCGTGCCGTCATGAGCGACGCCGCGACGGGCATCATCGGCCCGTGGTCCCTGGAGTTTGCGACGGAGAACGAGGTCGTCACCGGAATCACCGGAAAGGTAGAGCACGTCGAGCTCTGCGGCCGCGATGGCTGGGCCGACGTGTTCCTCGTCGCGCCAGCCACGGCCAACACCGTCGGAAAGATGGCTGCGGGAATCGACGATACGCCCGTCACGACGTGTGCGACGACGGCGCTCGGCGCGGGGACTCCGACGGTCGTCGCGCCAGCGATGCACGAACCGATGTACGACCACCCCGCAGTGCCGGAAAAGCTGGCAACACTGGAGGAGTGGGGGGTCGAAACCGTCGACCCGCGTCTCGAGGAGGGGAAAGCCAAAATCGCCACCGAAGCGGCCATCGTCACGAGTGTGGCCCGTGCTGCGGGGAAGCGGCCGCTCGCGGGGAAGACGGTTGTCGTCACCGCGGGTGGAACCACGGAGAAGGTCGACCCCGTGCGCTCGCTAACGAATCAGGCGTCGGGGAAAACGGGTCGGGCGGTCGCCCGAGCCTGCCACATCCGAGGGGCGGATGTACACCTTATTCACGGCGATATGCTGGGAGACCGCCCTGACACCCACTACGCCGAGACGACGTGGGTCGGGTCGGTCGCGGAGCTACAGGAGGCGACGTTCGACGCCGTGGCGGACGCAGATGCGTTCGTTTCGGCGGCCGCCGTTTCGGACTACACACTCGAGGCGTCCTCGGAGAAGATCCGCTCGGGTGAGGAGGAACTCACGCTTACGCTCCGGCCGACACCGAAGCTCGTCGACGCTGTGCGTGAGCGGTACCCCGACCTCACGCTCGTCGGGTTCAAGGCTGAGACCGGCGGTGACGACGAGGCACTGGTCGAACAGGCTCGCTCGCTCCGAGAGCGCATC is a window of halophilic archaeon DL31 DNA encoding:
- a CDS encoding hypothetical protein (KEGG: hma:rrnAC0725 hypothetical protein), which produces MSGPLRGLADSLAGVDTLPTPARAVFSHYAEGGTLELTAIRLQQRVEDEVAAMVEDAYDDVESVLEAEFGRQDVTFEYDTKLTMPVELTLSHLYRRALEKAPPGVNPVAGTRRTDPLSRFRRRFATYPESAELVTEVRRAEDVAELVVVALLDGDMRDAINDAEYEDFHVDFELAASDRGRVASIAQEVLQAAVQERFAAFPDSVRATYDDAVDRSEAHQDRDPHFRELMVDAVLAAEADAVSEAMVEDAREEPECAVEDVDAETAQEALREEYKFAGFAEAGFEAPPELFADAELDLPYLVTQYGRVGVIYHGMIEMFREAGIELSMPFERSVVLAIIGAQLWLDDVDDFDVDMADGQLTPVTAEYLLAGSDAEAYEEVLNITERYLDRARDAAHDSDAPVTGIAVEYIRHSGEPAKLPR
- a CDS encoding PcrB family protein (PFAM: Geranylgeranylglyceryl phosphate synthase-like~KEGG: hut:Huta_2960 PcrB family protein); its protein translation is MRRDFAARAERAADLLGVLARTALDSNPVPADWEHVTKIDPEGAKKLPLLYPLWLAETDALSVGGSADVTPANTEAAFDLLTGLSTPLCHEPSGADHVTERSHEDADLLLIPEVLNGNSEALVGTLGKAVESIRETLAPKLVREKAPWLSSRFVDYFADLGTTMLLSQAAFEAYIAQNPDSAAARESGVSAEDVLSPREAKQRAMAADRHLDSEILYLEYSGTFGGAKAVETLELLAPALSRARIWYGGGLADGEDVAEIRDAGADTVVVGDAFHDVAAAEAELLSLAEAELDSDTSEESLRAWTEVHMDADGPGARYLSTIPSVDDPARLAREYSGTTVRAWLELQKRREQATESEEDSRSTVSVRRTVLRAAIAPVVDGDIDQLAATIARAALAGRHDDENGEHGAAQLSVSGMEE
- a CDS encoding protein of unknown function DUF1508 (PFAM: Protein of unknown function DUF1508~KEGG: hma:rrnAC1613 hypothetical protein), which produces MSDSKATFELFEDAQEQWRWRLRHENGNILADSGEGYASKQKAQQGLESVKKNAAGAHVETE
- a CDS encoding thioesterase superfamily protein (PFAM: Thioesterase superfamily~KEGG: hla:Hlac_2347 thioesterase superfamily protein) produces the protein MTFETTIDVRYRDIDAMGHVNNAVYASYLEQARINYFQDLLGVDLSAVGAVLATITIEYERPVELSDSEVRVELDVPRIGDSSIPMEYELSRPDGERVATAETVQVAVDKDAQEPTSIPDTWREEIVSYHDL
- a CDS encoding Transcription factor TFIIB cyclin-related protein (PFAM: Transcription factor TFIIB, cyclin-related~KEGG: hbo:Hbor_15480 transcription initiation factor tfiiib, BRF1 subunit/transcription initiation factor TFIIB) produces the protein MYSARDRVEQEEWLAHIQAAADELDLGREPRTTAEDLFLSNVPDADRSKPAVGAAALYAATLLAGQERSQTAVAEAMGVTRLSVQSKWKPLLEEAGFRTPSW
- a CDS encoding cytidyltransferase-related domain protein (TIGRFAM: Cytidyltransferase-related~KEGG: hvo:HVO_1666 phosphopantetheine adenylyltransferase~PFAM: Cytidylyltransferase) — translated: MQVALGGTFDPVHDGHLALFRQAFELGDVTVGLTSDEFAPKTRHVERYVRPFGERKAELEQELAPLAKEYDREFEVRTLEAPTGIATEEQFDVLIVSPETQDGGERINEIREAKGVAPLRIEIVDHVPAEDGTRISSTRIVSGEIDRHGNLTPDREGRGKFPPGEGEADQA